Below is a window of Impatiens glandulifera chromosome 2, dImpGla2.1, whole genome shotgun sequence DNA.
ACCCTTTATTTCTACTCATACTTTattatttcacatttttattattattataagaaacgtatttctctttaatctcatttttatttaatctcttcatttttaactataattttttttttcttttatcactttcatttttatctcttaatatttttttaacattttctttatattttcttcttcaattataataataacaaagttgttatgtttttttttttaagacgACGTATAGTCAAAGTTGTTATGTTCTTCGACATTTATAACACAATTATAtaggtaaataatatttatattttttttatatttcaatattactatttcaaatttatttattgtttggttattattcaatattttttaaattcattttagtaaaatataaaatttatatttaattaatcggGTAATTAGGTACCCGTCGGAGATCGGAAAGAAATAGAGATACCCGTTAAGTTCGAGGTCGGAGTCGGgtagtaaaatgaaaatagGGTACATAAGATGGGTACTCCCCTATCCAACCGACGAGTAAGGTACTCGTTGTCATCCCTAACCGAGTtacattttttaagttaatttacaAACAAAAATGCAAAATCATGAAACTCAGGTTATGAGTTCGAGTCTTCATAACTTTATAGCATAGAGTGACTCCCTGTATACATAATCacatattacaaatttacaatcaCCTCAATACTATagtttcatttaataaatctcATCTGTagtaaataaaaagaaatgttttttaatatttaagatatTAATAGTATAACTCAAagaataatttacaaattaataataaatggattatccaaattaattattgtttggGGTAAAGTCGATAACCATTTGCACGTACACCTTATCCAATACAATTACATCATTGAGGGTTAATGACGACAAAAAGTTTAGAATAATCTATAAAGTTTGGGTATCGTGTTGAAGACGATATTTATAGGAGAAGCGTTAATGTTCATCAGCGATCAAATATTCAAGGTACAATTAATGACTGAAGGCATGTGTTCCAATTATATTTTCGCTTGtcaatttaatattcataaagTTTGTTTCAAacatcattaaattaattttaatttaaaaagatttttaacAACCTGGATAACTGTTAATTTGAATCCTAGATACCACAGGATGAAAATGTATTTATCAAAAGACCCTCTTATGATAGATTACTAATGGATACAAAAATCTAAAGGACATGCAATTCAGCTTAAACAAGGATTCCCATTAATTAGCTTAAagataattatgttatttttaaagtttgaaaCTCAATTTGCACATTACTCTCCTCTATCTACATGTACTCAAAGTTCATCTCActtataatatgtatattttaaatgatattaatgaaGACTTAAAACTCATGATTTTACGGAAATAATCCCTTCTACTTTAACACTAAGGTAGTTGAGCTTTCAGTATCATGttctgtttttttattttctttctcctttATTAGAATAagatatgtttatttatatatacatttgtAAGTTAGTATCCTTAATTTGATTATTGttctaaaagaataaaaatataagagtaGAAACTAAAAATATAGAGAGCATCAAATGCAATAATTGATTTGGAGATATGAATATGATTAACAGTACTAGTTAACAAATATCAGAACCATAAATGTGTGATATATTAAATGTGATGCAAATATAGTGATTCTGGGACCATATTTCTTACCTGAAATGTCCTTTTTTTCATAATTAGTTCattaatataatagaaatatataaatgGTTGTTCAGAGTTCAGACCATgctatatattaaaaattcctAACCTAACTTAAGCAAATAGTAGCTCTAGAGTCATGTAGGTCAATTCCAAGCATGTTTAATTTCCTGTTTTGACTTTGATTCAACCATACACAttgttcattatatattttatgatatgAATTATGATACTCCTCCAAATCCCAATCTTTATTGTATTGATGTGGTCCATGTGGATAGTATAGCCACTTTAATTACTTCCTATACTTGGGATTATGTCCCCCCACCCCCAATTAAATCATCATTATTGTAAAAGTAGCACATAATTGTGTAGTTCCTAATAGCTATATAGACGTAGTAATAGTAAGTCATTGTTTGATTCGtgttttttattgatttttattcaAGTTGATTGAGATAGATTAAGAGAATTACGCATGCAGATCCATTAATGGTTTCTGTTCCAATGCTACCCTTACCAAAATGACAACCTAGAAGTTGATTCGAGGGAAGTTGAGGATAAAATGGTCATTCCAATGATGATCACTAGTAGTAAACATAGTTTTGTTACCAAACAAGACGTATTATTGGGGAAATTAATCGAAGATAGAATCATAACATTTTATAGTCACAAAATTGAAGAATTTCATCAGTACCttgtttttaattgttttaattgtcctttattaatatatttaaaatattatatatctctattttttttaaatgctataaataatttgaaaaaaagagCTTCCACAACAATTTAATTGTTTATGTATGTGTTAAACTTATATGATACTTACCTCTATTTTAACTGGATTTATGAAGGTCACATTATTTGAATGTCATTCAAAAGTTTAAGAACTTTAGGCCTCTTTTGAATGTTCATAATACTTTAGGTCccattttgaaatttaaactttttacaaatattgttatatataagaTAAGATATCACATGGGGTCTTGTTTATGGGCATCAATTAGCACAAAAATGGACATGATTTTGAGGAAGAAGGGTCCATTGAAGGTTTGTATCATCATGATCGAACTCACCACTCTTTCTTCATTTTAACTTTTCCCATATTTCTTAATCTTTCTAGTATCGAGTGGCCCTTCTTCCTCGTGTTTGGTTTGCCCTACAAGTCTTTTGAAACTATAGTTAATTGTCCATTTGCCCACCCATATTATGAGagaatttaaataagaaaacaaacaagCACCAATCCTATTTAAAATCtatacctaattaattaatgaaatgaagcATGCATGTATACACTCTCTATATGTTGTTATCATCATCAAGTAAGTtcataattatttgtttggatAAACATATTTTACTAGCTACTTGATTCCAATAGCATGGTAACTACTCATAATTACATATCAATTATGTGTTTGgaacttgaaaataaataaactagaaAAAAAAGGACTAAAGTTGAATTGATTGGTTTTAAATTTTAGTGCCTTCATTCTTGTCTAGAATGTATTTTTAAGTTCATAGATATTGAATTGAACTATTTATAAAATCCTAATTATCTTATAGTGGATCATTTGATTCTAGAAAAATCCTTTAAGGGGTTTTTTTTGCATAGTGGcaattaaaaattcattaaaataatggTTCCAAATGATATTATGTATtgtccaaaaataattttgaggtTGAGATTCGATAGGGTGGATTGGTTTATTGCCGATCAAGATTTGAATGATATTTGAGTTGactaataaacattttttttctttaatttcttcaTCTTGGCAGAgactatttaaataatacacACATGAAGAGTTTCATTTTGTACACTTCTGCCCACAAGACTCCAGAGTGTCTACACatgccatatatatataaaccccTTTTGTAGATCCTATCTGGTCCACCAACAATTGGGGTTGGTTAATTCCTTCTTTTTTTACCCTACAATTTgattaaatgttaaattaacCTAACAATATTCTTGTGTTGAAATTTAAGGTACATGCTGTTCGATCTCACTCTTGTTCGGTGAAAAATATCTAATAACATGTCAACATTAAGAACCGTCCCcttcgatttttttttctttactaCTTTTGGAAACTTTTGTTATACCAAACCTCATTAAATGGTGTCAACCAACCCTAAACTTATCAAATTTCAAAAGATTGACATAACTTGTTGAcgtttgttaaattatttgaatggttaataatgtgatattgaattatttgaatttaattacaTCAAAACCAAGCTAGACCCATATTGCTCTCCTAACtttctattttgatattttaatgacATCACTTAGAAATTAAGTTAGGAGGAAGGGAGTTAGGTACGTACGTATTGTATGGTCCACATTCCATTCatatatctaaaataaaaatttgagggAAAATAATGCATCTACTCTACATTAGATATATTTAGTttctatttatttgaaatttggtgAGCtgaaatatttctttaaaaagagtatattaattatctatatattaaaaaaattaaaatttattaaattaaagtggAGGGACATGACTAGGGTTCAtactagttttttaaaatagagtCGAAGACCCATAATTAAATGGTGAACGAAAATTCATGTATTTATGGTCATGAATTTGAGTCTTTCACAATtaggttattaaaaaataactttttccaaataataaaatgtaattgaaaataaatagatttgcTGTTCAATAATTTGgtgatttattttcataaatgatgttatttctaaaaaaaaaaatattatgaaacattttaataaaaaaaacatataagattaaatacataaaataaatatgatggGTCTCAATTTGTCAAAGGAGAGATAAGGAGAGGTGTACTCTCTACTTTTGGAAAAAAGTGCTTGAGTAAATATTAAACCACGAGTAAGATCTTGTTTggttgtatttaaatttaaatcaaattataatcaaacatgatttcTTCCACTCAATCAATTCatctatattaaaaattttaaaaattatatattattaagtctttattttttttaaataactaccTTCTCAAGATTATCGacaataaacatttttttaaataaatcaatatttgtttaaaaaattcacTACAAAACAAGGCTTAATACATTtgggtttgtttgaaaaaatcagCAAATATTAAACCATGAGGAAGATACATTTCTccttatttgaaaaagaaaatagattttgaatttggatttgaacaaataaaaatttataaatttatttgaatataatatttttgtcaaatatctaattgaaatattaatttagatccaatattaatatcataaaatatacattaattttgATAACAAAAAAGCAAGACTTTTTtagtcttcttctccttttaCTATACATTTCTCTTGGGAGTCTACTCACTCTAGGGATATATAAGTCATAACAACGCAATGATCCTGTCCCAAATATGTCCGTGAGTGAAGACCGAAAACTCTAGAAAAGTGCAATAATAATtacatgttttgtttttattgttttattttcttattcatttgttaattagaTTCTAATTtaccattttgttttttttagagatCGTATATAGATGGGTATATCGGGTTGTCAgggaaataataataaaaaaaagttatcttCTTTGctaatatttacatatatagtGGAATTGTGGTCACACTTGTTATCTTTACTTTGTAAGGAGGGTGTGGTAGAGATAGTAAAAGGTTGTTTCATCCACCTTGAtggttatttattttgaattatctaTTTAGAACCcaacacaaataataataaaataatttataaaatttggattgaatacAATTAGTGGTCACATGGGTTTGTGTAATCTTCACTAATAGCCATCATAAAACCACCACATgcttattatattaaaattaattaatacacaTTTTCTCTCACTAATAACTCCAAAGATGACGCTGTTTCCGAATCACATAACGCCAGATTTGAACACATTTCCCAATCttataacttattaattttactcttaaaaatatctttttcaaataaataaattaactttctaattttaCTCTCAAACTTCTACAATATATCATAATTGATCCTcgaatttctaaataattaatgtaCAAGAAGTGTCAACGGCAGATTGATGCAAATTTGGGGTCAActtgaatattttatataaagttaAGGGTTAAGTTGAATAATTAAAGCATATTTCAAAAGTTTTGTGTCGGcatattattatagtttgaatGGTGTGACTCAAATAAATTGTAGATGATATTGCAAAAACCTAATGGATTATTAAGTATGATGGATGTGTAACAAAACAAGAAATTAATAAGATGGtatataatattctaaaaaatgacattttacaCAAGAAAATGGCTTAGAAAGCccaagagtttttttttttttggagaaACCCTAACTAAATTAAAACATGAACATGAACATGatgaacttaatttatctaGTAGTATCGCATGAAGTGTCTTTACCACCACCGCCGTCGTCGCCGGAGATCGATCGCCGGTCGCTTTATTAATGTGGGCCTGGCCTGGCGACGTAAATAATAGACTCAGAAACAGGGCATGTCCTCTTACAAGAATTATACATACCTATGAAACCAAACCGATCACTTAAACTTCTAGTGACCGCTTTTGATCCCTTCCAATCATGATGATCATTGTCTTCGTTCCTTGAGCACTCCACCATCGCCGCAAGAAACGGGTCCCATTTGAAACTCTCCCTACTGGAAATGGCCGCCTTCTTCTTGGATTTCGCCGGAGCGGCGGTAGTATTTCCGGCGGGAGGGAGTGGGAGGAGGTTGAAAGAGGGGTGTAAATCTTGGTTGATTTTGTTGTAGAGTTGTGTTTTGGGTATTCCAGGACAATCTTCCCATGAAAAGGGGATCATTCCTGAGAAATGGAACAGTGGACTAGGACTGAAGGGGGAATTGTCGCGGGAAGTTGAGGATGTTGCCGATCCTAGACTGGAAGAGGAAGAgctggaggaagaagagaaagagggtAGCCGGCGACGGGAGGGTTTGTGAATGTCGTTTCCGCCATTAAAGGTAGAAGAAGGAGAAGACATTGATGAGGATATTTTTGGAGAGAGAAAGACAGGAAAGGAAGAAGGAGTGATCTCTGTTTTATGGggtttcatttcatttcatttgatGTATGTCCTGGATTGTAACTTACTCTTTATTTGACAAAGCCATCgaaattattgaaaaaacaGGGCGACCCCCCTCTCTCCCTCCACTGAATaatagagagaaagagaaagagaggtgAGGGGAAATAAATGGGCTTTATGGGATTGTGAAGTTGCTATCTTCTACTTACTTCTTTTAACTAATTCAATTCTATTACAACTATAGTTTTACtacaataacatatatatttaatttgttcttacatttgtaatatttttgttacaACGGAATGCTGCTAAAATGgtgtatataataaaaaaataataatttaacgtGTTTTATCGAAATAAAACTTGATTAGGTAAacaagagaaagagaagagaatACTAATAGAAATTACATTGttatagtataattttataacacgaatttatataatattcgGTATCCAAAATTCTAATAAATAGAAAACTGTGACAAAATCAATGTTCTCAATGCAAAGAATTCAACtttctaaaatatcaaattcgtacgtttaaatttaaataaatctcatGTAGGTTAATAccagtttaaatttaaataaatctcatGTAGGTTAATACCAATATTTTATCCTGAGGAGccataatataatatgttcatTGTTGTATTATTATGGATTGTTCggtaacaaattatttaagaaactaagagagaaaataatgaatgatttggtgataaaaaaaaaattaaaaaaaattgttttttagtaaaaatatttaaaagtattgatatgtaaataaaataaataataatatataatataaaataaaaaatattttaatattttaataatgaattgaaTGATTTATTGATAGATGAAAGATGAGTAAAACGATATTTGATTTGTATGGGTTATTGAAATAActcataacaaaatattatatatatataaaaagactatactgaattttttatatttaatattatctttttttatcaaacaattcaAGGTTAGCTATTCAACAATTTTAAacgtaaaaaataaattcaaatttaatattctttttttatcaaacaattcaAGGTTAGCTATTCAACAATTTTAAACGTAAAAAATGCATCAAAGTTCATTTAaagcttttatttatttatttatttatttatttatttatttatttattggggGACTTGTCAAAATATCATATTTCTTATCTAAGTAAGTAGAAGAAGTTAAAAGAAACTTATTGCAACGAAAGGGGGACTAGGCATTTATGACGTTTAACAGACTTTTATGTCAAAACGGTGCAAAAGTTTATCAATGAAAAATGAGAGATTatgaactaaaattaaagagaaatatgaGACTATTTGATAAGCTAAAATCAAATCATATACCCTAAATCATATAGCTAAATCATTTTACAAATttctgttaattttttttttttatgtaagaaGCTAAATCGTCCACATTTATCAGAGCATCTCCAACGCATGACCTGTGCCCGCATCGGACAGTGTGGAAAAGGGCAGGTCAttggtttttttcattttttgcattggagataaaaggaaaaagagggcagtgccctctatgccggtcatgccctcttctgactttttcatgattatataatataatatattatataatataggaatattagttatatatttaattataatatttttttctactatttttaagtaatattataataacattaaataaatatatattctaaaattttactataaaataggaatattaattatatattaaattataataatattaattatatattaaattataataatattataatatattttaaattataaaaatattttatattttattataatatagaaatattagttatatattctcaaattttcctataatataggaatattagttatatattctcaaatttattcttataatgtttttaatattataatatattttatatttcaatttatttaatattagttatatatatatttaattaataaatatatatttcaaataaattagtatatttttctattaattatattaacacgttttaaagtttaaattcttaaattttcctataatataggaatattagttataatagtataaattatttatttatttaaaacacctttaaattatttagataagagggcgggcagaagcattggagtgttttgCCCAAGTTCAATATGTGCCCGCTTTATGCTGAGGTGGAAcattaatttgacaaaataagagggcagaGATCATTTGAcattaatttgacaaaatatgTGCCCAAGTTCATGACCTTTTTTAAGAATTGATTATAGCTTTTACTAATTGACTTTTGTCTTTattctatcatttttattttaatgtatctTGCACTCTCTACATGacattacatattttataataaaagcaCAGATTAGTTTCAACAAAATTCCAAGCTCTACAatcctaatttttatataattcaaagttCCAAAATTATCTAtgtatattttaatcaaattcttaacagatcaaaattataaatgtataaatgtattttcaaattaaaaatctaaataaacctaattattatataattcaaatttcaaacacTCAATCCCAAACAAACTATTACAAATGAggcctaatatatatatattgaacttatttgaaaattaatattttgatttgttataagaatattatttttaatgaccgggatttaattataaattagtttgttTTGCTTTATTCAATatacaaattatgtttttaataattatttttaaaaaattcatccCGGCCTTTTACAATTGtaacaaatttaaatgttttttttgtatgattcaaataataaaatgtattaataaataggtcatacattatcatatatatattttggcaAACAGTACCGATCATTTTGTTAAGTTGTTGATTATTTGGATTGATTGCAACCATTAATTGTACTTTTAGTGATTtatgtcatttaatttattcataaattagcCATGTTTTGGAAAC
It encodes the following:
- the LOC124927090 gene encoding uncharacterized serine-rich protein C215.13-like; translated protein: MKPHKTEITPSSFPVFLSPKISSSMSSPSSTFNGGNDIHKPSRRRLPSFSSSSSSSSSSLGSATSSTSRDNSPFSPSPLFHFSGMIPFSWEDCPGIPKTQLYNKINQDLHPSFNLLPLPPAGNTTAAPAKSKKKAAISSRESFKWDPFLAAMVECSRNEDNDHHDWKGSKAVTRSLSDRFGFIGMYNSCKRTCPVSESIIYVARPGPH